One window from the genome of Amphiprion ocellaris isolate individual 3 ecotype Okinawa chromosome 23, ASM2253959v1, whole genome shotgun sequence encodes:
- the gps2 gene encoding G protein pathway suppressor 2: MPALLERPKLSNAMARALHKHIMRERERKRQEEEEVDKMMEQKMKEEEERKRTKEIEERMSLEETKEQVMKMGEKLQGLQEEKHQLFLQLKKVLHEEEKRRRKEQSDITTLTSASYQPSLPMHAGQHLLSIQGSPVSHSRPGALLGERSKQLFPAAVIPARHYQTPGFSSGSAEHGQFSGSQGVHEPYGVAQPQHPSSYAPGPSVPVSFASNSQIRGASAFQAMQYLPHQQAGYPVHSHFTSQPGYIPGAGIPLQKQLEHANQQSGFTDAGALRPMHPPAMHPSAPGLLPTPSMAVQIPTAKAPFQSSPQSAPRHSFLSHSQSGQRFYHHGPVHLDCP; this comes from the exons ATGCCCGCCCTGCTGGAGAGACCCAAGCTGTCCAACGCGATGGCCAGAGCCCTCCACAAACACAttatgagggagagagagcggAAAAGACAAG aggaagaggaggtggataAAATGATGGAGcagaagatgaaggaggaagaagagagaaagaggacaaAAGAAATAGAGGAGAGGATGTCCTTGGAGGAAACCAAAGAACAG GTAATGAAGATGGGTGAAAAACTTCAGGGACTCCAAGAAGAGAAGCATCAGCTCTTTTTACAGCTCAAGAAAGTTCTTCATGAGGAGGAAAAGAGACGCAGAAAGGAGCAGAg TGATATCACAACGTTGACATCAGCCAGCTACCAACCCAGTCTGCCCATGCATGCAGGACAGCACCTCCTAAGTATTCAAG gCAGTCCAGTTAGCCACAGTCGACCTGGTGCACTGCTTGGAGAACGGAGCAAACAGCTGTTCCCAGCTGCTGTGATTCCA GCGCGTCATTATCAGACGCCTGGCTTCAGCTCAGGCTCAGCAGAGCATGGGCAGTTCAGCGGCAGCCAGGGGGTCCATGAGCCCTATGGGGTGGCTCAGCCCCAACATCCCTCCTCCTACGCCCCTGGACCTTCAGTACCAGTCAGTTTTGCAAGCAATTCTCAGATCAGAG GTGCATCTGCATTTCAAGCCATGCAGTACCTGCCTCACCAGCAGGCAGGCTACCCCGTTCACAGTCACTTCACCTCCCAGCCAG GATACATACCTGGAGCAGGAATACCCCTGCAGAAGCAGCTGGAACATGCCAACCAACAGTCTGGTTTTACTGATGCA GGTGCTTTGAGGCCTATGCACCCCCCAGCCATGCATCCTTCTGCTCCAGGCCTGCTGCCCACACCATCAATGGCGGTCCAGATCCCTACTGCAAAG GCCCCATTCCAGAGCTCTCCTCAGAGTGCCCCTCGCCATAGCTTCCTCTCCCACAGCCAGAGTGGGCAAAGGTTCTACCACCACG
- the gabarapa gene encoding GABA(A) receptor-associated protein a, translating to MKFQYKEEHPFEKRRSEGEKIRKKYPDRVPVIVEKAPKARIGDLDKKKYLVPSDLTVGQFYFLIRKRIHLRAEDALFFFVNNVIPPTSATMGLLYQEHHEEDFFLYIAYSDESVYGNSQREI from the exons ATGAAGTTTCAATACAAAGAGGAGCACCCTTTTGAGAAAAGGCGGTCCGAAGGCGAGAAAATAAGGAAGAAGTATCCGGACAGGGTACCA gTAATTGTGGAGAAAGCCCCCAAAGCCAGAATAGGAGATCTGGACAAGAAGAAATACCTTGTCCCCTCCGACCTGACAG TGGGCCAGTTTTACTTCCTCATCCGGAAAAGAATCCACTTGCGAGCTGAGGATGCTCTCTTCTTCTTTGTAAACAACGTCATTCCACCCACCTCAGCTACCATGGGACTGTTGTACCAG GAGCATCATGAAGAGGACTTTTTCCTCTACATTGCCTACAGTGATGAGAGTGTGTACGGGAACAGCCAAAGGGAAATCTGA